Sequence from the Rutidosis leptorrhynchoides isolate AG116_Rl617_1_P2 chromosome 3, CSIRO_AGI_Rlap_v1, whole genome shotgun sequence genome:
CAAACATAAACCTGATTTTTCATTTCTTCGAGTTTTTGGGTGCCAATGCTACCCTCATCTTCGTTCATACAACAACCACAAAATGGATTTTCGATCTACACCTTGTGTATTTCTTGGTTACAGTACTGCCCATCATGGCTATCGATGTTTCGACCCAAAGTCGGATCATATTTATATAGCCCGTCATGTTCGATTCAATGAGCAATCTTTTCCTTTTACACAATCTGATACAACCATTTCTACACATCCAGTCAATCCCTACATCTCTAAATATCCAAATCCTACCTCACAAACTAAAGATTCACCTTCCACAGTTCCTAAAACTCATTCTGTCCCACCAGAACCACAAAATACCACCACTACACCGCTTGGACACGGCACGATCAAACCACCTATCATTCACACATATCATCGTCGCTCAGAAACCTCCTCATCACTACCTAAACAAAGTCACAACCAACTACCTCAGACTACTGCTACGACTACCACCATTACCACAAACACTGAGCCACCTCCTCGTTCTCGACCAGCCAATCTTCGCCCCAATCCAAAACAAATCCACCAACATAAGGTCACCTCCTATCATACAAGAGGTCCCTCGTCCGACACTGAACCAGCAAATTTTACCATTGCTAACAAAGATCCTCACTGGCGTAAAGCCATGACTGAAGAGTATTCAGCGTTGGTGCGGAATGGTACTTGGTCACTAGTACCTCGTGTTCCAAATTCTAATGTGGTTGATTGCAAGTGGGTATACAAATTAAAACGAGATCAAACAGGGGCAGTACAACGTTACAAAGCACGTTTAGTTGCTAAAGGGTTTCGACAACAACCAGGCATCGACTATCAGGAAACATTTAGCCCCGTTGTAAAATCAACAACCATTCGTGTTGTTCTCTCCTTGGCTGTGTCTCAGAAATGGTCCCTCAGGCAACTTGATGTACAAAATGCCTTTTTACATGGTGATCTTCACGAAACAGTTTATCTACAACAACCACCGGGATTCGTCAATTCAGCTACACCAAATCATGTGTGCCTCCTTCACAAAGCCttatatggattaaagcaagcacctAGAGCATGGTTTCATCGACTCTCTACAGCACTTCATTCTCTTGGATTTCATGGGTCGAAAACGGATACTTCCTTATTTATCTACTCTAATGGGAACACTCTTCTATATATGcttgtgtatgttgatgacattattttaacAGGGAACGATACAAAGGAAATAGATAAGGTTGTACAAAGTCTCAGCCGCTCATTTGCTATTAAAGACATGGGTAACTTATCTTATTTTCTAGGGATTGAAGTCACAAGGAATGGTAATGACATGATTCTATCACAACGCAAATACATCCGTGAACTTTTGGAACGCGCCGACTTATCTAATGCTAAACCAGTTTCATCTCCAATGACAACCAACGCCAAACTTGCTCTTGGTGATAGTGCAACATTTGACAACCCTGTTCAATATCGTCAAATTGTGGGTGCCCTTCAATATGTTACATTGTCTCGACCGGACATCACTTTCGCAGTCAACAAAGTCTGTCAGTACATGCATTGTCCCACGATAAATCATTGGTCAGCAGTTAAACGAATTCTCCGTTATTTACAAGGCACTGCCAATTATGGTTTACGATTTATGCACGACTCCGGAACAGTGCTTCATGCCTATACCGATTCAGCATACAACTCGCTGACTAGCTTCTCTGATGCTGACTGGGCAGGTTGTCCAGATGACCGTCGATCCACGGGAGGATATGCTATATATCTTGGTTCAAACCTAGTATCATGGTCTGCTCGAAAACAAAAGACTGTCTCTCGATCCTCAACAGAATCTGAATACAAAGCCCTAGCTGACACGGTTGCAGAACTAACATGGCTTCAAGATCTATTACGTGAACTTCGTGTTCCTGTTAAATCGGTTCCTACCTTATGGTGTGATAACCTTGACGCTACGTATCTCTCAGCTAACCCAGTCTTTCATGCACGTACAAAACATGTAGAAGTTGATTTTCACTTTGTTCGAGAAAGAGTTGCTCAACAAAAACTTTCAGTTCAGTTTATAACTACTGATGATCAGATTGCTGATATCTTCACCAAGCCATTGTCCTTACCAAGATTTCTCCAGTTACGATCCAAGCTACAGGTTGTTACCCGTCCTTAGCTTGCGGGGGAATATTAGACAACTATAATTGTATAAGGTTATACTCTAGTTATAGTATAGGGATATATTATGTAATTGTTCTTCCTATATAATGGAAGCTTATGTAGTGATATCAAATGTACCAGAACATACAAGTTCAATATCTCTCTTCCTCTATTCTATCTACTTATACAACAACAAAAGGATGATCAACTTTAACTGGGCATCGTATCTTCCACAATCTATCATGTATTGTGGTAAGTGGATCCTGTCAATAATTAAGACAGTAGGATGTCAACATTATGTATATAAGTATGTGAAAAGTAAAAGAATGacgaaataatattaatatattatatattattattattattattattattattattattattattattattattattattattattattattattattattattatatatatggtcATGGTATATATATAATGTAGTACTACATACCCTCCACTCATCAAGCTTCTTAAACTCGAGCCAACTTTTGTGGTCCTCTTCCTTCAAGGGAACTTTGTACACATTTGGAGACTTGACGTTTTTATCCAAAATAGGTGCATCAGCAAgataaactgatatatatatatataatccaaaaATACTCTCAAGAACTTATGGCTTATGCAACCAAGAACATAAACAAGCTACTTAAATAACTCCAAATGTTAGTGTGCAGTAAGTAAGATAGACAATGATATTGTTGTTTCAAGTGGATAGTGGATACCTTGTTTATCTACCGCCTCAATTTTCTTCTTATTTGAACATACTGAAATTACAAACAAACAAAAAGATGCTTCATTAGGTGATAAACACAAGGCAGGTGATACAATACACTTACGACGTACATTGTCCAAAGATGGAGTATTACCGATATTGAATCATACCTTTCATAGGTTTTTGTTTTGTTCCCATTATAATATTTCTGTATTTTTCCATAACTGCAAATCACACGCCCATTTTATTGTTAATTAGTCCACAACCACAATAAGAAGGAAGAAAGGTGCATACATGTAGGCagcaattactatatatatatatatatatatatatatatatatatatatatatatatatatatatatataaaggaacatggaagtgtaactaaaCTTTCATATTTTTGTAGTAGCCTACAAAAAAAATTCGAGTGGCTACCTTGTTTATCTACTACCCCCTTGATTTTCTTCTTATTCTTATTTGAACATActgaaacaaacaaacaaacaaacaaaaagatGCTGCATCAGGTGATAAACACAAGGCCTAGCTTGCCAAAAGCCAGAAACTGAATCATACCTTTCATAGGTTTTTGTTTTGTTCCCATGTTGATATTTGTGCTGCATTTTTTCAAACCTGCAAATTAATCAGACGCCCATTTTATTGTTAATCAGTCCACAACCACTATAAGTAAGGTGCATACATGTAGCAATGTATATGTCAACCAATATATCACAGCGCAAAATCACTCTAGCTCTCCAGTAACATAGAGGCCTTATAATCTATCCTCTCAAAGCTTATTGCTTAATTAACTCAATAAGATAAGCTGATAAACTAGTAGTACTATAAATTAGCTTATTAGACTAATGATGTTACACTAAACTGATAACCAGATAAATAAGCTGATCCAAACGCCCCCCAAATTGGATCCTTTTTCGTACAGTTAACTGTTTCATCTTAAACAACATAGCAAAGTTACAGCTAAATCGATTTCAAAACAAGTCAACATAGCAAAGATACAGCTAAATCTCGATCAAGTCTGTGATTTTGTGACAAATAAACACACTTCAGGGTGCCGGCTAAAAAGCCCTAAATAATGAATATGGTTTACAAATTCCTTTCACAATAAATCGAAAATAACCGAATCGTCATCGTCACATGATTGAAACGATTAAATGAAATCAACGAATCAAATTAATTGTTTGATGATACTTACCACCTGAGCTTCTGCGAGGCATGTTGATTTGAGGCGGCGAAAGCTATAGAGAAAAAAATAAGATAAAATATATTTTAGagagaaaatataatataataagctTGCGAGTAACCCTCGACCACTTGGTTTGTGGTTTTATAAAATTAGACCGAACGAAGTTAAAAATATAAGTGATAATTCCAAACATGTAATTGATAGACCACACATAAATGTAGTTACTTTCCAGTTATACCCTCCAATATTTTGAAATAGAAAATTTATATAACACATCATTAAACGTAACTTAGTGAATTTGTGTGTATCTATCAAATacaagtttggaaatatcaattCCCTAAAGAATATGAACATTGATCTGACACAAATAACAATATGATATTACCATCCACGTATATAtagatacattttttttttttttaattaaaagccAAATCGGCAAACCAAAACAACAATGTGCAGCCCAACAGGCCCACCAGACAACAAATACACGACCAAAAAAGGCAAAACCTAGCCTAAACAAACTAGGCTAACTTTAAGACACCATTCTCCCATTTAAGCTTCCAAACTCTAGCAGCAACTTGAACACCCCTTGAATTCTTAACCTTCAACTCACACAGCTTCAAACGAACATTCAACTGAATAATATCAATCAGCTCAGCATCACTTCTAGACGATTGCTTGAAAATTCTGCAGTTTCTCTCCTGCCATATATAATAGACAGTTGCCCCCAACACCAATCTATGAAtaatactccatatatttcttttgTAAGGACTGGACTTGAGCATATTAATAATGTCACCAAAATTATCATTTAGGCTTATCAGCATCAACAAAACCTTCATAGAACCCCAGACCTTCTTTGCATACATACATTGAAAGAACAAGTGCTCATGGGAATCCAAACAACATCTGCACAAATCACAAATATAATTTCCAgtaggattccatttcagaatcctgtCTTGAGTCAGCAATCTACCTTTTATAGCCAGCCATAAAATGAAGGAATGCTTAGGAATAGCTTGACTATACCAGACTACATGATTCCAATCAACCTTTGGACTATCCTCCCTGAGATCTTCCCATGTTTGTTTAATGGAAAATTGGACTTTCTTCATATTATTGCACACCCATAACACCTTGTCCTTCATATTAATTTCCAGACTAGGTTGTCTAATATTATGAAGAATAGGAAACTTATTCATCCACTCAATAGGCCAACTCCACTGATTATCCATAACCATATCAGCAACCTTTAAATTGGTATTTAGTCTAGCTTCATGGATGTCCCTTTGAGAAATATGCTCACATAATGGCCCAAATTCATCCCATTTATCATACCAAAGAGAAAGAGATGAACCATCACCTATGGTATGAAAAGTATGCTTCCTAATCACATTTCTAAGCTCCAAAATTCTTTTCCATCCACAACTATCATTAGGCCCAGGTTCCACATTCCAAATACTTTGATTTTTAAGCTTAACAATGTTTACCCATTTTACCCACAAAGAGTCATTTTGACCCACAATCTTCCACAGCTGTTTAGTGAGTAAAGCATCATTCCACTTTTTAATATCTTTCAAACCCAATCCCCCTTGGTCCTTTGGCTTGCATATTTCTTTCCATGCCACTTTTGCTTTTCCTTTAGTTAGCTCACCTTGACACCATAAAAAGCCTTTGAATAATTTTTCAATATCTTTGACCACACCAATAGGAAGATTATATACAGAGGCCCATTAAACTTGTAAGGAAGCCAAAACTGAAGCAATAAGCTGAAGCCTACCAGCAAAAGACAAATGCCTATTTCGCCACCCTTCAATTCTTCTTTTGATCTGATCAGTAAGGTATTTACAATCTGTTGCAGACAACCCTTTAGCTAGCAAAGGGACACCAAGATATTTCATTGGTAGTTTTCCTACTGAGAATGGCATAATATTCAGAATAGCTTGTTTTTCACCTTCATCTACACTACCAAAAAAGACAGTACTTTTTTGAAGATTTGGAGAGAGCCCAGACACACTTTGAAATTCTTCCAAAACACTTTTAATCACCTGTACAGATTTCCTATCTCCATGGCATAAAATCAATAGATCATCTGCAAAACATAGCTGGACTAATTTCAGTTTTTTGCATCCAAAATGGTATCTGAAATCTTTATTATCATTTGTTCTAGCCACCATGATCAAGTTTAAAACCTCCATAACTAGAGTAAACAAGTAAGGAGACATAGGATCCCCCTGTCTAAGACCTCTCCCACCCTTGAAATAACCATGATTAACACCATTCACACATACAGTGAAAGAAGCAGACCTTATGCAAGTCATAATCCACTTTACCATAATATCATGAAAACCAAATTTGACCAGAATTTCACTCAAAAAATCCCAGTTTACAGTGTCATATGCCTTCTGGATGTCAACCTTCATAGCACATCTTTTAGGGCCTTTTTTCCTATTGTAACCTTTAAGCAATTCTTGAGCTAGcaatatattatcttgaatgtgtCTTCCAGGAATAAAGGCACTTTGGTTACAACTTACAACAGAATCCAGGCCTTCTTTAATTCTGGATGTCAGGATCTTACTAATGCTCTTATATAACACATTGCAACAAGCAATGGGTCTAAAATCGGAGACTTTATTAGGAGTGTTAATTTTAGGAATCAAAGCTATCATTGTAGCATTCCATTCACCTAGCAACTTTTCATTCCTAAAAAACTCTTTTATAGCTATGCAGACCTCATCACCTATAATATGCTGCCAAGCCTTTTTGAAAAAATGAGATGTAAACCCATCAGGCCCAGCTGCCTTGTCACTATCAATGTCAAAAACTGCACTTTTTATTTCCTCATCAGACACCTCTCTTACCATGTACGCAGCTTGATGCTCAGTCAACTTATTAGAGAAAATATTGCCTAACTCATCAATAGGGACCACATTTCTAGCTTCTCCAAAAAAAGACTGAAAATGCTTAACAAATTGAATTGGTATCTGGTCTCCTTCATATCTATTTCCCAACTCATCACAAATACCAACAATTCTACTTTTTTGCTTCCTAGACTTTAAAATATCATGAAAATAAGCTGTATTTTTGTCACCATCTGAAAGCCATTTAATTTTAGCTTTCTGTTGCAGCAACTTTCTTTCATCTTTTAAGGCATCTTGGTATTTATTTAAAATTTCTATAGCTTCATTTCTCAATGTGACATCAAAAGGATTCTTGTCAATAAGGGCTTGCTTTTCTTTAAGTTTGGATTTCAAAACAACAACATTATCAAAAATATTCCCTTCTTTCCAACTCAGCTTTTTAAGATCCTTTTTCAGCCCTTTTAACTTCTTTGAAACCTTGAACATATTGTGACCTTCAACTTGCATATCCCACCCTTTTTCCACAACTAAATGTAGATACATAGTTGTTAGTTGTTGGTGTGTTTTGATAAAACTAAATGATTTAGCACTGATGATTCATAATTTAAAAATAGTACCGAGCCTATGAATAAAATTTGCTCTGAATGAAAAATAAACTCTTTGATAATTATTTAAAGTCAACAATAAGAATTGAGTAAAACGACCTTATTAATGTGCAGGGGCGAAAGTGTGTGGGGGCAGAGGGGGCGGCCGCCCCTAGTGgattttttcagtgtaaaaattttgagtttttAGACTTTGTccccggtgaatttttttttttttttgcccccaaaccaacatattttgcccaaaaccttcaaattttgccccaaatttATGTCTGGCAAATCAAACCCATAGTCTAAAAAATGGGTTCATTGGGTCTTAATATTAGGGTCCAAAAGGGTCTCAATTTATAAAGGATAAGATATCTTGTGGGTCCAAAATTGAACTACTTATATCACAAGGAAAAAGTAACGGGTCCAACGGGTCCTATGTTCGGGTCTAATGGGTCCTACGTTTTTTATGCCCGTTTTCACCACAagatttcggcgcgcgttttcatTGCGCGTTTTTGGCGCTAGTTTTTCGTTGCGCATTTTTCGAAGGCGGTTTTCAGCGCGCGTTTTCGGCGCGGTTTTTGCAGGGCGTTTTCAACCCCCGTTTTCGCAGGCGTTTTCGGCGCGAGTTTTTCGCAGCGCGTTTTTGGCAGGcgtttttcgg
This genomic interval carries:
- the LOC139902613 gene encoding uncharacterized protein, whose amino-acid sequence is MYLHLVVEKGWDMQVEGHNMFKVSKKLKGLKKDLKKLSWKEGNIFDNVVVLKSKLKEKQALIDKNPFDVTLRNEAIEILNKYQDALKDERKLLQQKAKIKWLSDGDKNTAYFHDILKSRKQKSRIVGICDELGNRYEGDQIPIQFVKHFQSFFGEARNVVPIDELGNIFSNKLTEHQAAYMVREVSDEEIKSAVFDIDSDKAAGPDGFTSHFFKKAWQHIIGDEVCIAIKEFFRNEKLLGEWNATMIALIPKINTPNKVSDFRPIACCNVLYKSISKILTSRIKEGLDSVVSCNQSAFIPGRHIQDNILLAQELLKGYNRKKGPKRCAMKVDIQKAYDTVNWDFLSEILVKFGFHDIMVKWIMTCIRSASFTVCVNGVNHGYFKGGRGLRQGDPMSPYLFTLVMEVLNLIMVARTNDNKDFRYHFGCKKLKLVQLCFADDLLILCHGDRKSVQVIKSVLEEFQSVSGLSPNLQKSTVFFGSVDEGEKQAILNIMPFSVGKLPMKYLGVPLLAKGLSATDCKYLTDQIKRRIEGWRNRHLSFADIEKLFKGFLWCQGELTKGKAKVAWKEICKPKDQGGLGLKDIKKWNDALLTKQLWKIVGQNDSLWVKWVNIVKLKNQSIWNVEPGPNDSCGWKRILELRNVIRKHTFHTIGDGSSLSLWYDKWDEFGPLCEHISQRDIHEARLNTNLKVADMVMDNQWSWPIEWMNKFPILHNIRQPSLEINMKDKVLWVCNNMKKVQFSIKQTWEDLREDSPKVDWNHVVWYSQAIPKHSFILWLAIKGRLLTQDRILKWNPTGNYICDLCRCCLDSHEHLFFQCMYAKKVWGSMKVLLMLISLNDNFGDIINMLKSSPYKRNIWSIIHRLVLGATVYYIWQERNCRIFKQSSRSDAELIDIIQLNVRLKLCELKVKNSRGVQVAARVWKLKWENGVLKLA
- the LOC139903001 gene encoding uncharacterized protein; this translates as MPRRSSGGLKKCSTNINMGTKQKPMKVCSNKNKKKIKGVVDKQVMEKYRNIIMGTKQKPMKVCSNKKKIEAVDKQVYLADAPILDKNVKSPNVYKVPLKEEDHKSWLEFKKLDEWRDPLTTIHDRLWKIRCPVKVDHPFVVV